One Pseudomonadota bacterium genomic window carries:
- a CDS encoding sigma-70 family RNA polymerase sigma factor, translating to MMLSTDTPRLAPVPSSVRDEEIALAAAAGRGDPSARRALVERVLDRTRRVVRYLVGPKIDADDVVQIALLQILGSARAYRGECSLDFFATRIAVRVAMRELRRWRRREHPTDVVDSSAAIGPGADEEAGLRRLRARLAAQLGKLSPERREAVVLHHVEGYGLPEIAEISGAPLNTVRDRLRIGRRQLRQRILADPEIRDWLKAGRLS from the coding sequence GTGATGCTCTCCACCGACACGCCGCGGCTGGCCCCCGTCCCGTCGTCCGTCCGCGACGAGGAGATCGCGCTCGCCGCGGCGGCCGGACGGGGCGATCCGTCGGCCCGGCGCGCCCTCGTGGAGCGCGTGCTGGACCGAACGCGCCGCGTCGTTCGCTACCTCGTCGGTCCAAAAATCGACGCGGACGACGTCGTCCAGATCGCGCTGCTCCAGATCCTGGGATCCGCGCGGGCGTACCGGGGCGAGTGCTCGCTCGATTTCTTCGCGACGCGGATCGCCGTGCGGGTCGCGATGCGGGAGCTCCGGCGTTGGCGCCGGCGCGAGCACCCGACCGACGTCGTCGATTCGAGCGCCGCGATCGGCCCGGGGGCCGACGAGGAGGCCGGCCTGCGGCGGCTGCGGGCGCGCCTCGCGGCGCAGCTCGGCAAGCTTTCCCCGGAGCGCCGGGAGGCCGTCGTGCTGCACCACGTGGAGGGCTACGGGCTTCCGGAGATCGCCGAGATATCGGGCGCGCCTCTGAACACGGTCCGCGATCGATTGAGAATCGGGCGCCGGCAGCTGCGCCAGCGCATCCTCGCCGATCCCGAGATCAGGGATTGGCTGAAGGCAGGGCGGCTTTCATGA